The following nucleotide sequence is from Echeneis naucrates chromosome 17, fEcheNa1.1, whole genome shotgun sequence.
TCTGCTGTTATCACTGCGACTGCTTTCAAATTATGTACAGTCATTTCAGCCGTTTATTGCTGCATCTTTAAACTCTGCAGTAGTGTGGGGTAATGATCTGGCCACATATAGAACTCACACCAGTTGTTTATTGACTTTGCGTTGTGCTCCACATTATTATCTGTCCTCTTTTTGTCTAATCTTCCCTGTGTCTCCCAACTTCCTCCCATCTCCCAGGCTGCAGCAGACTATGTAAAGGCCCACCTGCCAGAGTccctgaagcagcagctgcaggcctTTGAgcgagagaagagagagagtgccCTCTCATACACCAGTATCCTCGAGCAGCGCATTCTGGCTGTGGATCGTGAGATGCTGGACAAGCTTTCTGCAAACCATGATGAAGCAGGTCAGGAGTGGGGGGAGGCGGGGGTGAATGCGTACTGCGTGCGTTTGTATGAGGCAGGGTTTCCATTTTTAAGCCAAgatagaaaacattttctttcaagctttaaagttttaaacatttatagGCAATGCTGTATGCCACGTCACCTAAACCTTGGTAAAAAGAGAGATGAGTGGTGCCTTCAAGTGCTCCTTTGTTCAGTATCTGACAGGGATGGCGTGCCACAACACCTCAGCTATCAAATAAAACCTCTCAGCACAATAGCGACATTTACGTCTTTGATGTCTCATTTTGTACAGTTCACTTGTAAAGTTTCCAGATACGTCAGTGTTATAAcatgatgctgctgtgtgttgtcgTAGCTGGTACTCAGATTGGTGCAcagatttatttacagtgtgacACTAAAGAAGACTTCTTAGGATTTACTCTCTCGATGTGAATGATATTCGTAATCTCATTATCAAAACACTGGAGCAACTTTTGACTCTTCAGACACCTCTTTGTCTGTGGTTATCTGTTGAAACTTGCACCATTGattcaatgtgtttttcttccaggaATCTCTAGGTTATATTTTAAAGTGGTATGCTTGCTGATCAGCCATGACATAATGACCAGTGACAGCATTGTCTCATTACAGTGGGTGTTGGTGGGAAGGATATATTAGGCAGCAAGTGAACGCTTTGCCAACAGACATTGAGTTTAAAAGCAGGCGAAAAAGGCATGCGTCATGTTGTGAGCGACTTTGACATGGGTCACATTATGAAGGCTATAGACGGCCgagtcagagcatctccagAACTGCAGCTCTTGTGGGATGTTTTTGGTCTGCAGTGGTCCCTACCTGCCAAAGGCTTAAGGtccaagaaagaaaaactgctgacagGGTCGTATGCGGCCAAGGTTCACTGATGCGGATGGAGAGCGAAGACTGGCCTGTGTGTTGTGAACAGAGGAGCTACTGTAGTAAGAGCACTGCCAAAGATAACTTATAAAAAACTGTTAAGGCTGCTTCTAAAAGAAAGGTGGGTTGTTATGGCAGCAAAAGGGGGACCTACACAATATTATGCAGGCGGTGGTTAAAGCTGATCGATCTGTTGTGAGAGATTCATTTATGGGTACTTGATGAATCGTTATAAATTACCGTATTCATCGCTGTGTTGAgcattaaataaatatgatagGGTAATTCAATTCATGTGACAAAGTGAGAGCTAAAAATAGTTGTTGCACAGAAAAGCAATTTATCATTTTTTGTGATACATCACGCACTTTTAAACAGTGAGTAAATTGTAAACTGAGTTGTTGGatattaaaattacatttttgtctctctctttctattgtGGCTGCAGGAACAACATGTCTTGTGGCGCTGCTCTCAGACAGAGAACTCACTGTGGCCAATGTTGGAGACTCTCgtggtgtgttgtgtgacaAAGACGGGAATGCTGTCGCACTGTCACATGATCACAAACCATATCAGCTCAAAGAACGCAAGAGGATCAAGCGTGCAGGTAAAGAAACCACTATCAGGATGAACAAAACTCACCTGCTCTGCACTTTCCAGAGGTTGAATTTGGAGCTCTTGGTTTCCATCTGATGGTCTGTTTGAGAATAACAGCGTGTTAAATACACTTAGCAGGATCATGAATAGATATTAACCTGTGTGATTAAAGGATGGTCTCAAACTGACATTTATCACATTATCTTGAATAAATTAGTTTTCTTCCTCAGGCGCAGTTTATTTTCTGCcactcacacaacaaacaaagtaatcagcacacacttttttctcatcattGACTATAATTAATTGATTGACTTTTGTGCTTTCGTCTTCACTTCCAGGAGGTTTCATTAGTTTTAATGGCTCCTGGAGAGTGCAGGGAATCCTGGCAATGTCCCGGTCTCTTGGCGACTACCCACTGAAAAACCTAAACGTCGTCATCCCTGACCCTGATATCATGACCTTTGATCTGGACAAACTGCAGCCAGAGTTCATGATCCTGGCTTCTGACGGCCTGTGGGATGCCTTCAGTAATGAGGAAGCTGTTCGGTTTGTCCGTGAGCGTCTGGATGAGCCTCACTTTGGTGCCAAGAGCATTGTCCTCCAGTCCTTCTACCGCGGCTGCCCTGACAACATCACTGTTATGGTAGTAAAATTCAAAAGCGGGGCCGGGGGCAGCAGCAAGGCGGGGGAGTAGGTCAAGTTCAGAGCCCGCATTGTTTTCTATGATTTTCCCCATCTTCTGGATGGAGCAAACAAGTAAGCTATCAAAGAAGGACTGAGAGAATACGAAGTATAGACACTGAAAACTGTGCTTTTGAGAAATGCGCATCCACccatatgcacac
It contains:
- the ppm1la gene encoding protein phosphatase 1L isoform X3, whose amino-acid sequence is MVKGKVAEMMQNDRLGGLSVLDAEFSKTWEFKNNNVAVYSIQGRRDHMEDRFEVLTDITNKTHPSIFGIFDGHGGEAAADYVKAHLPESLKQQLQAFEREKRESALSYTSILEQRILAVDREMLDKLSANHDEAGTTCLVALLSDRELTVANVGDSRGVLCDKDGNAVALSHDHKPYQLKERKRIKRAGGFISFNGSWRVQGILAMSRSLGDYPLKNLNVVIPDPDIMTFDLDKLQPEFMILASDGLWDAFSNEEAVRFVRERLDEPHFGAKSIVLQSFYRGCPDNITVMVVKFKSGAGGSSKAGE
- the ppm1la gene encoding protein phosphatase 1L isoform X2, whose translation is MIGDTMTLLSLLGRIMRYFLLRPETLFLLCISLALWSYFFHTDEVKTIVKSSRDAVKMVKGKVAEMMQNDRLGGLSVLDAEFSKTWEFKNNNVAVYSIQGRRDHMEDRFEAAADYVKAHLPESLKQQLQAFEREKRESALSYTSILEQRILAVDREMLDKLSANHDEAGTTCLVALLSDRELTVANVGDSRGVLCDKDGNAVALSHDHKPYQLKERKRIKRAGGFISFNGSWRVQGILAMSRSLGDYPLKNLNVVIPDPDIMTFDLDKLQPEFMILASDGLWDAFSNEEAVRFVRERLDEPHFGAKSIVLQSFYRGCPDNITVMVVKFKSGAGGSSKAGE
- the ppm1la gene encoding protein phosphatase 1L isoform X1; this translates as MIGDTMTLLSLLGRIMRYFLLRPETLFLLCISLALWSYFFHTDEVKTIVKSSRDAVKMVKGKVAEMMQNDRLGGLSVLDAEFSKTWEFKNNNVAVYSIQGRRDHMEDRFEVLTDITNKTHPSIFGIFDGHGGEAAADYVKAHLPESLKQQLQAFEREKRESALSYTSILEQRILAVDREMLDKLSANHDEAGTTCLVALLSDRELTVANVGDSRGVLCDKDGNAVALSHDHKPYQLKERKRIKRAGGFISFNGSWRVQGILAMSRSLGDYPLKNLNVVIPDPDIMTFDLDKLQPEFMILASDGLWDAFSNEEAVRFVRERLDEPHFGAKSIVLQSFYRGCPDNITVMVVKFKSGAGGSSKAGE